A genomic window from Deltaproteobacteria bacterium includes:
- the rsmI gene encoding 16S rRNA (cytidine(1402)-2'-O)-methyltransferase, whose amino-acid sequence MSKADEAFKGTLYIVSTPIGNLKDITLRALDILAQADLVAAEDTRHSRKLFTRYGIKTKLVSYFAAKEDKKAALLLDELREGKKVALISDAGTPGISDPGFQLVNKAVRQGHEVVTIPGPSALVSAITISGIPSARFVFEGFLPPKGSERKKRLKALEREERTIVLYESPRRIKRTLEDILACLGDREAALARELTKLHEEVVRGKISDIIRLFEKQTAKGEMALVLSGYNEEPREKAEPQDMNAFMEKIMKKELHLKEAAAIMSEVFTISKREAYEKLLSLKGKGRK is encoded by the coding sequence ATGAGCAAAGCTGATGAAGCGTTTAAGGGGACCCTTTATATTGTTTCCACGCCCATAGGTAATTTAAAGGATATTACCCTGCGGGCGCTCGATATTCTTGCTCAAGCAGACCTTGTTGCTGCTGAAGATACGAGACATTCGAGAAAATTATTTACCCGTTACGGCATTAAAACAAAGCTCGTCAGCTACTTTGCCGCCAAAGAAGATAAAAAAGCAGCGCTTCTTTTAGATGAGTTGAGAGAAGGCAAAAAGGTAGCGCTCATTTCCGACGCAGGCACCCCCGGCATCTCGGACCCCGGTTTTCAGCTCGTTAACAAAGCTGTCCGCCAAGGGCATGAGGTGGTTACCATACCGGGACCGTCTGCCCTTGTTTCAGCCATAACTATATCAGGCATTCCCTCTGCCCGCTTTGTTTTTGAAGGTTTTTTGCCGCCAAAAGGGAGTGAAAGAAAAAAAAGGCTAAAAGCGCTTGAGAGAGAAGAGAGAACCATCGTTTTATACGAATCTCCCCGGAGAATCAAGAGAACCCTGGAAGACATTCTTGCCTGCCTCGGTGACAGGGAGGCAGCCCTTGCCAGGGAACTCACCAAATTACACGAAGAAGTCGTCAGGGGGAAGATTTCTGATATAATTAGATTATTCGAAAAACAAACCGCCAAAGGTGAAATGGCGCTCGTCCTTTCCGGTTATAATGAAGAACCCCGGGAAAAGGCAGAGCCTCAGGATATGAACGCTTTTATGGAAAAGATTATGAAAAAGGAACTGCACCTTAAAGAGGCTGCAGCCATTATGTCGGAAGTATTTACCATTTCAAAACGGGAGGCTTATGAAAAGCTGCTCTCTCTCAAGGGGAAGGGAAGAAAATAA
- a CDS encoding multiheme c-type cytochrome yields the protein MVKKLSLTTLLFITLTLIFLSCTRIAKWQEAHSPPDDACRHCHYTIYKNWKIAYRPYNEAIKREDYDPVHASPMSASDVAKKRGHKLGKGDCSRCHVAAEPRTKLTISRIGASFEDTAFQLCGRCHVNTFEEWRWSRFASQKTACIDCHTYSEDQSLPEKKGYYHTKEGLAALTPDKINPALRIDKLRKALTLSENVIVSVEDITLSLMIANRGAGHNLPTGAIEAALLVKVDLIGEMGNTAYSARRIIGQGGESPISPDGEILLYMALPAPGKGNYKIDITLNHLDKVGGKENPVKVLQKRIDVTIK from the coding sequence ATGGTGAAAAAACTCTCTTTAACAACGCTGCTGTTTATCACGTTAACACTGATTTTTCTTTCCTGCACAAGGATAGCCAAATGGCAGGAGGCGCACAGCCCTCCTGACGACGCCTGCCGCCATTGTCATTATACTATTTACAAAAACTGGAAAATCGCCTACAGGCCATATAATGAAGCGATAAAGCGGGAAGATTATGACCCCGTTCATGCAAGCCCCATGTCGGCTTCTGATGTAGCGAAGAAACGCGGGCATAAGCTGGGCAAGGGCGATTGTTCCCGCTGCCATGTTGCTGCCGAGCCCCGTACGAAGCTAACCATATCCAGGATAGGCGCCTCTTTTGAGGATACGGCTTTTCAGCTATGCGGACGTTGCCATGTAAACACTTTTGAAGAGTGGCGGTGGAGCAGGTTTGCTTCTCAAAAAACAGCATGTATCGATTGCCATACCTATTCCGAGGATCAATCTCTGCCTGAGAAAAAGGGATATTATCACACAAAAGAAGGCCTTGCCGCGCTTACCCCCGACAAGATCAATCCTGCCTTAAGGATCGACAAACTGCGAAAGGCCCTTACACTTTCTGAAAATGTTATTGTCAGTGTGGAAGATATTACCCTCTCGCTGATGATCGCCAACAGGGGCGCCGGCCACAACCTGCCCACAGGGGCCATCGAGGCGGCATTGCTTGTAAAAGTCGATCTCATCGGTGAGATGGGAAATACCGCCTATTCTGCCCGGAGGATTATCGGGCAGGGAGGAGAGAGTCCCATTTCACCGGATGGTGAAATACTCCTCTATATGGCCCTTCCGGCGCCCGGTAAGGGTAACTATAAAATCGACATTACCTTGAATCATCTTGATAAAGTGGGCGGAAAAGAAAATCCTGTAAAAGTGCTTCAAAAGCGGATTGATGTAACGATAAAATAG